One Drosophila virilis strain 15010-1051.87 chromosome 5, Dvir_AGI_RSII-ME, whole genome shotgun sequence DNA window includes the following coding sequences:
- the Vha36-1 gene encoding V-type proton ATPase subunit D 1: protein MSGKDRLPIFPSRGAQMLMKARLAGAQKGHGLLKKKADALQMRFRMILGKIIETKTLMGDVMKEAAFSLAEAKFTSGDINQVVLQNVTKAQIKIRTKKDNVAGVTLPVFESYQDGADTYELAGLARGGQQLAKLKKNYQSAVKLLVELASLQTSFVTLDEVIKITNRRVNAIEHVIIPRIDRTLAYIISELDELEREEFYRLKKIQDKKREARAKADAKKADLLQRGIDVREQANILDEGDDDVLF from the coding sequence ATGTCTGGCAAAGATAGGTTACCGATTTTCCCGTCGCGTGGTGCCCAAATGTTAATGAAGGCACGTCTCGCTGGCGCCCAAAAAGGTCACGGCCTGCTCAAGAAAAAAGCTGATGCATTGCAAATGCGTTTCCGTATGATACTGGGTAAAATCATTGAGACGAAAACTCTGATGGGCGATGTTATGAAAGAGGCTGCCTTTTCGCTGGCCGAGGCCAAGTTCACATCGGGTGACATCAATCAGGTGGTGCTGCAAAACGTGACCAAGGCACAAATCAAGATACGCACCAAAAAAGACAACGTTGCTGGCGTTACGCTGCCCGTCTTCGAGTCTTATCAGGATGGTGCCGATACCTACGAGCTGGCTGGCCTGGCCCGCGGTGGCCAGCAGCTGGCCAAGCTGAAGAAGAACTACCAGAGCGCCGTCAAGCTGCTCGTCGAGCTGGCTTCGCTGCAAACGTCATTCGTCACACTGGACGAGGTCATCAAGATCACAAATCGTCGTGTGAATGCCATCGAGCATGTCATCATACCGCGTATTGATCGCACACTGGCCTACATCATTTCGGAGCTGGACGAACTGGAGCGCGAGGAGTTCTATCGTTTGAAAAAGATTCAGGACAAGAAGCGCGAGGCCCGTGCCAAGGCAGATGCCAAAAAAGCTGATCTCCTTCAGCGGGGCATCGATGTGCGCGAACAGGCGAACATACTCGATGAGGGCGATGATGATGTGCTCTTTTAA
- the Cdc2rk gene encoding cyclin-dependent kinase 10: MSSGKKSSELETNPAPDPQAPITRKGFLISLKNSGTPMPIPEQNVYGRCRPVSEFEKLNRVGEGSYGIVYRARDTRSGEIVALKRVRMDQEKDGLPVSGLREIMILKRCQHENIVRLREVVVGKSLDSIFLVMDFCEQDLASVLDNMSQPFTESEVKCITLQVLRALKYMHARYIIHRDLKVSNLLMTDKGCIKVADFGLARLYGNPPKPMTPQMVTLWYRAPELLLGARTHTTAVDMWAFGCILGELLLGKPLLPGNSEIAQLDMIIDLLGAPSESIWPGFLDLPAVQNFTLSQQPYNNLKTKFQMLGQAGRSLLNILFIYNPSTRATADECLSSKYFTEPPQPCDPRMMPTFPQHRNNVAPPQAQPSTEIPISHLLDVFIKRQRLE, encoded by the exons atgtcCAGCGGGAAAAAATCAAGTGAATTGGAAACAAATCCAGCGCCAGATCCCCAAGCACCCATAACACGCAAAGGATTCCTGATATCTCTGAAGAACAGCGGCACACCCATGCCGATACCGGAACAAAATGTG TATGGACGATGCCGTCCCGTATCCGAATTTGAGAAGCTTAATCGCGTGGGAGAGGGGAGCTATGGTATCGTTT aTCGCGCACGCGACACACGCAGTGGCGAAATCGTGGCGCTGAAGCGGGTGCGCATGGACCAGGAAAAGGATGGCTTGCCCGTCAGTGGACTGCGTGAAATTATGATATTAAAGCGTTGCCAGCACGAGAACATTGTACGATTGCGGGAAGTTGTTGTAGGCAAGAGCCTCGACAG CATATTCCTGGTAATGGACTTTTGTGAACAGGATCTGGCGTCGGTGCTGGACAATATGTCGCAGCCGTTTACCGAATCTGAGGTCAAGTGCATAACGCTACAGGTGCTACGTGCCTTGAAGTACATGCATGCCCGCTATATAATACACCGAGATCTGAAGGTCTCCAATCTGCTGATGACGGACAAGGGCTGCATCAAAGTGG CGGATTTCGGTCTGGCGCGTCTGTACGGCAATCCGCCAAAGCCTATGACACCGCAAATGGTCACGCTATGGTATCGTGCGCCGGAACTGTTGCTCGGCGCCAGAACGCACACCACAGCCGTTGATATGTGGGCATTTGGTTGCATTCTCGGCGAGCTATTGCTGGGCAAACCGCTGCTCCCAGGCAATTCGGAGATTGCACAGCTTGACATGATTATTGATCTGCTTGGTGCACCCTCCGAATCAATTTGGCCGGGTTTCCTGGACTTGCCAGCTGTGCAAAACTTTACGCTCAGCCAGCAACCCTACAACAATCTGAAAACCAAATTCCAAATGCTCGGCCAAGCGGGCAGAAGTCTGCTAAACATTCTTTTTATCTACAATCCCAGCACTCGAGCCACCGCCGACGAATGTTTAAGCAGTAAATACTTTACTGAGCCGCCGCAGC CTTGTGATCCGCGCATGATGCCAACATTTCCCCAACATCGCAATAATGTTGCGCCTCCGCAGGCGCAACCCTCCACAGAAATTCCCATTTCCCATTTACTGGATGTGTTCATTAAAAGACAGCGCTTAGAATAA
- the LOC6625914 gene encoding BOS complex subunit NOMO1 has product MRSASLFSGFILILINIISKTNAQSNEVIGCGGFIKSHADIDFSKVEIKLLTKQGSLKDKTDCSPSNGYYFLPIYDKGEYLLTIAPPPGWSFEPEHVELNFDGKNDVCSQGKDVNFVFKGFGITGKVVLATGGGARDVDVELKSEQGETRRTKTDINGIFFFTPIIPGKYVVSATHARWHFAKAEHNVVVVSGNTELPENSLVVSGFDINGRFDVSTQLPANIAVVLYKKKGQNLQPKCATIPNAPSNKLNNEYESAAACYVLAEKGEYSFKDVPTGKYLLQAVNENQNLKLHLTPKFLEVELGKDTLQLKEQFSISGFTVTGQVLSSAGGAPLKSAVVKVNNEKVSETDATGSYTLENIKASSYNIEVEYPQLQFEPLQVKTQISSPTLPTIVPAAYEVCGKVVSPKSYVVGITKTGSTFHTTTTTRAESGVWCAFLPAGKYNVEVLTTDADKSNGIQFFPVQQRAEVLDAPVNGITFSQLRATIRGELQCLPDATATCTAAEVTLQGLDATGQPTDNKWKARAHRGKYTFKDVLPGPYEITIPQGNLCYESTRVFLNVAAAEENAPPLIHKGYEVSIISSHRALMRYVHVTGPSEPKAPVETLKILSGVNTFCVSKYGSYDFKLEGCHIYDDSLPSKFITPEPDQLQTLIVNAIAHKTGVRVLSPEPNADSLRLAVESETLGRQIIVPTAESHKVDGKYAYRYETYLKPDEVLNIKPLSDVLLFSPQHQQVVGSSDCVDIAFNFVATRGLILRGKVVPAIKDAKITLSFPEQPARESIETLTSITGEFKFGPIDDSLKFELNAEKESYVFSEYNRQSNSFSAHKLCEIEVKVQDDAGQPLSGVLLSLSGGESYRKNLVAGDDGAINFHSLSPSQYFLRPMMKEYKFEPNSKMIDIKDGETVQVTLTGKRFAYSIFGQITSLNGEPFGEVNVQATATESCQHQVEEATSENNGQYRIRGLQPGCTYTVRVVTDDEKVDRSIPENHTITVGNEDVRNINLIAINPIKIVDITARIVASHNDFYKTLRIVMYRHGASDSPVFSQRVASPLNPKASFNPGIMVYFPRIPRDGKSYVVELQSTLSDKTYSYKLPSFSFVADRCSVYTKLEFNAEVRATEADLNQNSISALVLIALVAIAFFKQDLAVNFLSFVWTKLSDLVADLTQQQKGKTSVRKNEPINQREIEQMADQINAIKKRKVKKI; this is encoded by the exons ATGAGGTCGGCAAGTCTGTTTTCCGgctttatattaattttaattaatataattagtaAAACAAACGCACAGTCGAACGAAGTGATCGGCTGTGGTGGTTTCATTAAAAGCCATGCCGATATTGACTTCTCCAAGGTGGAAATAAAACT CTTAACCAAACAGGGCTCGCTAAAAGATAAAACCGACTGCTCACCCTCGAATGGCTACTATTTTCTGCCCATCTACGACAAGGGCGAGTATCTGCTGACCATTGCCCCGCCGCCCGGCTGGAGCTTTGAGCCCGAACACGTTGAGCTCAACTTCGATGGCAAGAATGACGTGTGCAGTCAGGGCAAAGACGTTAATTTCGTATTCAAGGGCTTTGGCATCACCGGCAAAGTGGTTCTTGCCACTGGCGGCGGTGCACGTGACGTAGATGTTGAGCTTAAGTCAGAGCAGGGCGAGACTCGACGCACCAAAACGGACATCAATGGCATCTTCTTCTTTACGCCCATCATACCCGGCAAATATGTGGTAAGCGCCACACACGCCAGGTGGCATTTTGCCAAGGCGGAGCATAATGTGGTCGTGGTCAGCGGCAACACGGAACTGCCGGAGAACTCGCTAGTGGTCTCTGGTTTCGATATCAATGGACGCTTCGATGTCAGCACCCAGCTGCCAGCCAATATTGCTGTGGTGCTCTACAAGAAAAAGGGC CAAAATCTTCAGCCCAAGTGCGCGACAATCCCCAATGCGCCCTCTAATAAGCTAAACAATGAGTACGAAAGTGCTGCCGCTTGTTATGTGCTGGCGGAGAAGGGCGAATACAGCTTCAAGGATGTGCCCactggcaaatatttgttgcaGGCCGTCAATGAGAATCAGAACTTGAAATTGCATCTCACGCCCAAATTCTTGGAAGTGGAGTTGGGCAAGGACACGCTACAGCTGAAGGAGCAGTTCTCGATTAGCGGCTTCACTGTCACGGGTCAGGTGCTGAGCTCCGCTGGCGGCGCACCACTTAAATCCGCCGTAGTGAAGGTGAACAACGAAAAGGTATCCGAGACGGACGCCACGGGCAGCTACACGCTGGAGAACATTAAAGCCAGCAGCTACAACATTGAAGTCGAATACCCGCAACTGCAATTTGAGCCGCTGCAGGTGAAGACGCAGATTTCCTCGCCCACATTGCCCACAATTGTGCCCGCTGCTTATGAAGTGTGCGGCAAAGTTGTCTCGCCCAAATCTTATGTGGTGGGCATCACAAAAACCGGCTCCACCTTTCACACCACCACCACGACGAGGGCAGAGAGCGGCGTCTGGTGCGCCTTTCTGCCCGCTGGCAAATACAACGTGGAAGTGCTCACTACGGATGCGGACAAATCAAACGGCATTCAATTCTTCCCTGTGCAGCAGAGGGCCGAAGTGCTCGATGCTCCTGTCAATGGCATAACCTTCTCACAGCTGCGCGCCACCATACGTGGCGAGCTGCAATGCTTGCCGGATGCCACAGCCACCTGCACAGCGGCTGAGGTAACGCTGCAGGGTCTGGACGCCACCGGCCAGCCAACGGACAACAAATGGAAGGCCAGAGCGCATC GTGGAAAGTATACCTTTAAGGATGTGCTGCCTGGGCCCTATGAAATTACAATTCCACAGGGAAATCTATGCTATGAATCTACGCGTGTCTTTCTAAATGTCGCCGCTGCGGAAGAGAATGCGCCGCCTTTGATACACAAGGGCTACGAGGTGTCCATCATTTCTAGCCATCGCGCTCTG ATGCGATACGTTCACGTGACAGGACCCTCTGAGCCCAAGGCACCAGTTGAGACGCTCAAAATCCTCTCGGGCGTCAATACGTTCTGCGTCTCCAAATACGGCAGCTATGATTTTAAGTTGGAGGGCTGTCACATTTATGATGATTCGCTGCCCAGTAAATTCATCACACCTGAACCAGATCAGCTGCAAACGTTGATTGTCAATGCCATTGCACACAAGACGGGCGTGCGTGTCCTGTCCCCAGAACCAAATGCCGATTCCCTCAGACTTGCTGTGGAATCGGAAACACTTGGCAGGCAAATTATAGTGCCCACAGCTGAATCACATAAAGTGGATGGAAAATACGCATATCGCTATGAAACATATCTTAAACCAGATGAAGTCCTCAACATAAAGCCGTTGAGCGATGTGCTGCTCTTTAGCCCACAGCATCAGCAGGTGGTGGGCAGCAGTGATTGCGTGGACATTGCTTTCAATTTTGTGGCCACACGCGGGCTCATATTGCGCGGCAAAGTCGTGCCTGCCATTAAGGATGCCAAGATAACGCTCAGCTTTCCCGAGCAGCCGGCACGTGAATCGATTGAGACGCTCACCTCGATTACGGGCGAATTCAAATTCGGGCCCATCGACGATTCGCTGAAATTCGAGCTCAACGCTGAGAAGGAGTCGTATGTGTTCAGCGAGTACAATCGCCAGTCGAATTCGTTTAGTGCACACAAGCTCTGCGAGATTGAGGTCAAGGTGCAGGACGATGCCGGCCAGCCGCTCAGCGGTGTATTACTCTCACTTAGCGGCGGCGAAAGCTATCGCAAGAATTTGGTCGCCGGCGACGATGGTGCCATCAATTTCCATTCGCTATCGCCATCGCAGTACTTTTTGCGGCCCATGATGAAGGAGTACAAGTTTGAGCCCAATTCCAAAATGATTGACATCAAGGATGGCGAAACCGTGCAGGTCACCCTAAC TGGCAAGCGATTTGCCTATTCCATCTTTGGCCAGATCACATCCCTTAATGGTGAGCCCTTTGGAGAGGTCAATGTGCAGGCCACCGCCACGGAGAGCTGCCAGCACCAGGTAGAGGAAGCGACCAGTGAGAATAATGGCCAATATCGCATACGCGGCCTACAGCCCGGCTGCACGTATACGGTGCGGGTTGTGACGGACGATGAAAAAGTAGATCGATCCATACCAGAAAATCATACGATCACTGTCGGCAATGAGGATGTGCGCAACATTAATCTGATTGCCATTAATCCCATAAAGATTGTGGACATTACGGCCCGCATTGTGGCCTCGCACAACGACTTCTACAAGACGCTGCGAATTGTGATGTACAGACATGGCGCCTCCGATTCGCCTGTGTTCTCGCAGCGCGTGGCCTCGCCGTTGAATCCCAAGGCTAGCTTTAATCCCGGCATCATGGTGTATTTCCCGCGTATACCGCGCGACGGCAAGAGCTATGTGGTGGAGCTGCAATCGACGCTGTCGGACAAGACGTACTCGTACAAGCTGCCCTCGTTCAGCTTTGTTGCCGACAGATGCTCCGTCTATACGAAGCTGGAATTCAATGCGGAGGTGCGCGCAACTGAAGCAGATCTCAATCAGAATTCCATATCTGCGCTGGTGCTCATTGCGCTGGTGGCCATTGCCTTCTTCAAGCAGGACTTGGCTGTGAATTTCCTCAGCTTCGTGTGGACCAAGCTGAGCGACCTTGTCGCCGACTTGACGCAGCAGCAAAAGGGCAAGACTAGCGTCAGAAAAAATGAGCCCATTAATCAGCGAGAGATCGAGCAAATGGCCGATCAGATAAATGCCATCAAAAAGAGAAAGGTCAAAAAGATCTAG
- the LOC6625344 gene encoding uncharacterized protein: protein MTKDVDSAQIDNVGAVVNDENKMPLRSENKPNDGAASESNGTQNGENKSESNSPQPNGIQNNEDAADADENELLKRMRGDAVGETMYSKKFILQTLMRLSQQPAQTALGLELEDDLCKVWDMSVSPEVVALLLENDAIELIMFAISSSEDVRLYEILIGLLGNMCAQVECVEQLTAHADWIEMLLKLSTCMDTCMLLQLMRVYQYVMAHVVSGKEQLAIDWYICFAAFDSSAKNLGFILQQSVSDELLIAALKAINAVLASCALVEEENAQTPDIKLKPFSEVFLVPELCDGVNNAFVRLMRDDLAKLTDEVDSVSAGQATAGVDDPDDADEDGDESSTPKINCEIEVIQTYLNICTILVQLPEAQLSMDLYASSIMFCLTRILQFLQQPMQLLPLGERQEEYLEDLAHICSCLKYFYDKAAFAHLLGVWSILRRHIEDYAEYDENDFDAYEDEPRSQYEENAFKLLRLLGHMLVRADVPVLTKDIQEIDAIKVEMLRAALQAEQVEDVLLQRAHQRLSAVLNDVAGQAK from the exons ATGACCAAAGATGTGGACAGCGCGCAAATAGATAATGTTGGTGCAGTGGTAAAtgatgaaaacaaaatgccgcTTCGGTCAGAAAACAAACCAAACGATGGCGCCGCATCGGAGTCGAATGGCACGCAAAACGGGGAAAACAAGTCAGAGTCAAATTCGCCCCAACCCAACGGAATTCAAAACAATGAGGATGCTGCAGATGCTGATGAGAACGAACTGCTTAAGCGCATGCGTGGTGATGCCGTTGGCGAGACAATGTACAGCAAAAAGTTCATATTGCAGACACTGATGCGTCTCAGCCAGCAACCAGCGCAAACAGCATTGGGGTTGGAGCTGGAGGATGATTTGTGCAAGGTGTGGGATATGTCTGTCTCGCCGGAAGTGGTCGCACTGCTACTGGAGAATGATGCCATCGAGCTAATCATGTTTGCCATCTCATCGAGCGAAGATGTTCGCCTCTATGAGATACTTATTGGACTGCTGGGCAACATGTGCGCGCAGGTTGAATGTGTGGAGCAGCTGACGGCACACGCGGATTGGATTGAGATGCTGCTAAAGCTGAGCACTTGCATGGACACATGCATGCTGCTACAGCTGATGCGTGTCTATCAGTATGTCATGGCGCATGTGGTCAGCGGCAAGGAGCAGCTAGCCATCGATTGGTACATCTGCTTTGCCGCCTTCGATAGCTCAGCAAAGAATCTCGGCTTTATACTGCAGCAATCTGTTAGCGATGAGCTGCTGATAGCTGCGCTTAAGGCCATTAATGCTGTGCTGGCCAGCTGTGCTCTGGTGGAGGAGGAGAACGCCCAAACGCCGGACATTAAGCTGAAACCCTTCTCCGAAGTGTTTCTAGTGCCGGAGCTGTGCGATGGCGTCAATAATGCTTTTGTGCGTCTCATGCGCGACGATCTGGCGAAGCTAACAGATGAGGTCGATAGCGTTTCGGCTGGGCAGGCAACAGCCGGCGTTGATGATCCCGATGATGCGGACGAGGATGGCGATGAGTCGAGCACACCAAAAATAAACTGCGAAATCGAAGTAATTCAAACCTACCTCAATATATGCACCATATTAGTGCAGCTGCCAGAAGCGCAGTTATCCATGGATCTATATGCCTCCAGCATTATGTTTTGTCTGACCCGCATTTTACAATTTCTGCAGCAGcccatgcagctgctgccactggGCGAGCGACAGGAGGAATACCTCGAGGATTTGGCCCACATATGCAGC TGTCTGAAATATTTCTATGACAAGGCGGCTTTTGCTCATCTACTCGGCGTCTGGTCAATTCTGCGACGGCACATTGAAGACTATGCCGAATACgatgaaaatgattttgatgcCTACGAAGATGAGCCGCGTTCGCAGTACGAGGAGAATGCATTCAAACTGCTCCGCCTGCTGGGTCATATGCTCGTCAGAGCTGACGTTCCAGTCTTAACGAAGGATATACAAGAAATTGATGCCATTAAAGTGGAAATGCTGCGCGCTGCTTTGCAAGCGGAACAGGTCGAAGATGTGCTCCTTCAGAGGGCACATCAGCGCCTCAGCGCGGTTTTAAATGACGTAGCTGGCCAAGCCAAATAA
- the eIF2Bgamma gene encoding translation initiation factor eIF2B subunit gamma — protein MSSCEFQAVVLAAGRGTRLPEVLGDSPKCLLPVGPYPLIWYPLNMLSRHNFTEVIVVVQEQDKLEIQLSLEHTPLKVKIDYATVPNDSDFGTADSLRYIYDRIKSDFLVVSCDIVSNVSLYPLINKFRADDASLALLLFKSGFESDVVMPGPKTKYKPERDMIGIHTATQRLAFIFAASDCEDTLNIKRHLLKNKGQLDVYGRLLDAHIYVLKKWVINYLHRKEQISTFKGEFLPHLIRKQHARRSTKIAPDTTSELGVGTKHEDNILHYVTHTALDQKLTQTSLFNQSLSHIPYHGDVVRCFAVQAPKDAIGVRVNNTLSFLAINRKLAGIWQELCGDAHPLISPGAVVKSTQTKDIIVADNAKLSEKTSLNFSVFGPNCIVHPKNIVTNSIIMANAIVEEGCNINNCIIGYRAQIKSGSVLNNCLIGPNYVVEEGTKSQALQLSNADQYMEIDIQ, from the exons ATGTCAAGTTGTGAATTTCAAGCTGTAGTTTTAGCTGCGGGGCGTGGCACACGCCTGCCCGAAGTGCTGGGCGATTCACCCAAGTGTCTGCTGCCCGTGGGACCTTATCCCTTGATATGGTATCCACTCAACATGCTGAGCAGACACAACTTCACAG aGGTAATCGTTGTGGTTCAGGAGCAGGACAAGCTGGAGATTCAACTGTCATTGGAGCACACGCCACTTAAAGTCAAAATCGACTATGCCACGGTGCCAAATGACAGCGATTTCGGCACAGCCGACAGCCTGCGCTATATATACGACAG AATCAAATCCGACTTTCTAGTTGTCAGCTGTGATATAGTCAGCAATGTCAGTTTATATCCGCTGATCAACAAGTTCCGTGCAGATGATGCGTcactggcgctgctgctgttcaaaAGTGGCTTTGAATCGGATGTTGTTATGCCAGGTCCCAAGACCAAGTATAAGCCAGAGCGCGACATGATCGGCATCCATACGGCCACGCAgcgtttggcatttatttttgctgccaGCGACTGCGAGGATACGCTAAATATCAAACGGCATCTGCTCAAGAATAAAGGTCAACTGGATGTCTATGGACGCCTGCTGGATGCGCACATCTATGTGCTGAAGAAGTGGGTGATTAACTATCTGCACAGG AAGGAACAAATTTCAACATTTAAAGGCGAATTCTTGCCACATCTCATTCGAAAACAACACGCCAGGCGCTCAACGAAAATAGCGCCTGATACCACCTCTGAGCTGGGCGTCGGAACAAAGCACGAGGATAACATTTTGCAT TATGTTACGCACACGGCGCTGGACCAGAAGCTCACACAGACTTCACTGTTCAATCAATCTTTGTCGCACATACCGTACCACGGCGACGTCGTGCGATGTTTTGCGGTGCAGGCGCCCAAGGATGCCATTGGCGTGCGTGTCAATAATACGCTCAGTTTCCTGGCCATTAATCGCAAGCTAGCCGGCATCTGGCAGGAACTGTGCGGCGACGCGCATCCCCTGATCTCACCCGGTGCAGTGGTCAAGTCAACGCAAACCAAGGACATCATTGTGGCCGACAATGCCAAGTTGTCGGAGAAAACGTCGCTTAACTTCAGCGTCTTTGGACCCAATTGTATTGTCCATCCGAAGAATATTGTGACCAATTCCATTATTATGGCTAATGCGATAGTGGAGGAGGGCTGCAACATAAATAACTGCATCATTGGATATCGTGCCCAGATCAAAAGCGGCTCTGTGCTCAATAACTGCCTGATTGGCCCGAACTATGTCGTGGAGGAGGGCACCAAGAGTCAAGCGTTGCAGCTATCCAACGCTGATCAGTATATGGAAATTGATATACAATGA
- the LOC6625343 gene encoding protein FAM185A, giving the protein MQILQRLFWLPATPIQSYFRHYAKKPKFSMANNRRMVHQELLRYVNPSARINIKSDISVHVEPADVHVHTSGNVFIAQLLGGPVSNCKATLDVDVSDDDKIVNVLVKKQTEPNSHFKCHVKIPVQAEVHIDADAKVTVQGIQGVALKIKASGDIVTKNVRATDITLHSENGNIICEGTLLGKCTEIETHNGNINLDKLQGDSLKCSTQAGDINTDCCYVEKSKFETTTGRMELKNVHKTSEVYVHQSGDLKMTGVHGNLSVVTKGGSMNLQLSELNGKSEIVAQNLIDEAIINISEAIENITIEVKASQVNLNNELEHVSHALSEDKSEFLLNNGKEHHLVISSTGENGVRLGKQSWTDSLRQKIKLGESN; this is encoded by the exons atgcaaatattaCAACGTTTGTTTTGGTTGCCGGCTACACCAATACAAAGCTATTTCCGACACTAcgccaaaaaaccaaaattcaGCATGGCGAACAACCGACGCATGGTGCACCAGGAGTTGCTGCGTTATGTAAACCCTTCTGCAcgtattaatattaaatcgGACATATCCGTGCATGTGGAGCCTGCTGATGTCCATGTGCACACCAGTGGCAATGTGTTTATAGCACAGCTGCTCGGTGGTCCAGTGTCCAACTGTAAAGCCACCCTGGATGTGGACGTTAGTGATGATGACAAGATCGTGAATGTGTTGGTCAAAAAGCAAACCGAACCAAACTCGCATTTTAAATGTCATGTGAAAATTCCAGTACAAGCCGAGGTGCACATTGATGCGGACGCCAAAGTCACAGTACAGGGCATACAAGGCGTGGCACTAAAGATTAAGGCATCCGGGGACATAGTCACCAAGAACGTGCGCGCCACAGACATTACACTGCATAGCGAAAATGGCAACATCATCTGTGAGGGCACGCTGCTGGGCAAGTGCACAGAAATCGAAACACACAATGGG AACATCAATCTGGACAAGCTGCAGGGCGACAGCTTAAAATGCTCCACACAGGCTGGCGACATAAATACAGATTGCTGTTATGTGGAGAAATCCAAGTTTGAAACTACAACCGGGCGCATGGAGCTTAAGAATGTGCACAAGACCAGCGAAGTTTATGTCCATCAATCGGGTGACCTAAAGATGA CTGGCGTACATGGCAACCTGAGCGTGGTTACCAAGGGCGGCAGCATGAACCTGCAGCTGTCCGAGCTGAATGGCAAAAGTGAGATTGTAGCGCAGAATCTCATAGACGAAGCCATCATCAACATATCGGAGGCCATTGAGAATATTACCATAGAAGTAAAAGCTAGTCAGGTTAATCTAAACAACGAGCTGGAGCATGTTTCCCACGCACTGAGCGAAGACAAAAGTGAATTCCTGCTGAACAATGGAAAAGAGCATCATTTAGTCATCAGCAGCACCGGGGAGAATGGCGTGCGCCTGGGCAAGCAGTCCTGGACCGATTCACTGcgtcaaaaaataaaattaggtGAATCAAATTAA
- the LOC6625913 gene encoding uncharacterized protein → MNKTTIWYAAVLLVVYFTLVFCEETAETGNAETQIMNTNADMEADTDTDTETLLNTGRALLEFEGRTRRHGHRFWYRHLWPLAIAYWIKVKVVIVSFFLGSAIYLGLRYFWPHARCNQEIILDHPPSSFGHDHIPYSLDHHSEHEHYDAPSSYDSSPSFDPYSGYSSYSGYSSSSDIMSDVHGDSPTGTTGPTGPSDTRRRGRRSIDILDADEDNVAVEQEEPVEIIDEEISESVARQQPAEEQIAEFMFAFLGLDSKACRRRFVCEMEFRSKLNPLTSMAFRIVGRGFFEKYTNARNPQTRATNFLECAAVNPECVFVENTEPEEVEATASTEATEQVNTVETQNEVNLEAERRHAQQRKRRGDRMLSSIAEHILTQ, encoded by the exons atgaataaaacTACCATTTGGTATGCAGCTGTGCTGCTTGTGGTCTACTTCACATTGGTGTTCTGCGAGGAAACGGCAGAAACAGGAAATGCGGAAACTCAAATAATGAACACGAACGCGGATATGGAAGCGGATACGGATACGGATACGGAAACGTTGCTTAACACTGGCCGAGCACTGTTGGAATTCGAAGGACGCACACGTCGCCATGGCCATCGCTTCTGGT ATCGTCACCTGTGGCCCCTGGCGATTGCCTATTGGATTAAGGTGAAAGTGGTTATAGTCTCCTTCTTTCTGGGCAGCGCCATTTATTTGGGACTGCGCTACTTTTGGCCACATGCCCGATGCAATCAAGAGATAATTCTGGATCATCC TCCTTCATCCTTTGGACACGATCACATTCCCTACTCACTGGATCATCATTCGGAGCATGAGCATTATGATGCACCCAGCTCGTATGACTCGAGTCCCTCGTTTGATCCCTACTCCGGCTACTCCAGCTACTCTGGCTACTCATCCAGCTCGGATATTATGTCCGACGTTCATGGCGATTCACCTACCGGTACAACGGGACCCACCGGCCCCTCGGATACGCGTCGTCGCGGCAGACGCAGCATCGATATTCTTGATGCCGACGAGGATAATGTTGCCGTTGAGCAGGAGGAGCCAGTAGAGATTATTGATGAAGAGATTTCCGAAAGCGTAGCACGCCAGCAGCCCGCCGAAGAGCA aATCGCCGAATTTATGTTTGCCTTTTTGGGCTTGGACTCCAAGGCCTGCCGCCGCCGTTTTGTCTGTGAGATGGAGTTCCGCTCCAAGCTGAACCCGCTGACGAGTATGGCATTCCGTATAGTGGGTCGCGGCTTCTTCGAGAAGTACACAAATGCGCGCAATCCACAGACGAGAGCTACTAATTTCCTAGAATGTGCCGCCGTGAATCCCGAATGTGTTTTTGTTGAGAACACCGAGCCAGAAGAAGTAGAGGCCACTGCTTCCACCGAGGCAACCGAGCAGGTGAACACGGTGGAAACGCAGAATGAAGTGAATTTAGAGGCTGAGCGCCGACATGCTCAGCAGAGGAAGCGTCGCGGGGATCGCATGCTCAGCTCGATTGCCGAGCACATTCTGACGCAGTAG